Below is a genomic region from Streptomyces sp. RPA4-2.
CCGCATCTGACGCCGCGCGCTGATCCACCGGGGATTACGGGACAGCCCTTAGGGCGCGTTGTGGCAGGAGGGTGGGTCAACGCGGAACGACGGCCGGCTCCGACCCTCCGCCGTCCCGTGGGGTCTCAGGCCGACGCCCCGACGACCAGCGCGACGCTGACCACGACCATCACCGCGGTGATGAGAGCCATCGCGGCCAGCGTTCCCCTGAGCCACCGCCCGAAGCGGACGTGGTGCTGCTTCTCCACCGCGCTGATGCTGTCGGCGATGTGCTCGGTCACCATCCGGGCGACGTGCTTCTGCTCCTCGACGTACCACTCCTCGATGTCGGTCCTCTGCTGCCGGGACAGGCCGGGTACGCGTGCGGTGAAATCCGCCGCGCGCTGGTGGGCCGCGCGCAGATGGGACTCCCGGTACAGGAAGTTCTCGATGTCGTTCAGGCCGCGCGCGGCCTCCTCACTCGCGTCCAAGGTGCCCTCCAGAGGAGTAGACGCTTCCCTGCCGCCGGGCACCGGCCGCACGATCCGGCCCGCTCAGGTGACCGTGTGCCCCGTTCACCTGGCCGTGCGCCCGGTCTCTCACCCGGCTCCTCCGCCGGAGCGTCGCGGCTCGCCACTCGCGAGGAACGCGTCCCGTGGGTGCTGGACGGAGGCGAGGGAGACGAGATCGCGGCCGAACAGCGCGGCGGTGAGCCAGACGGCGAGCACGCGGACCTTCCGCTCCCAGGTGGGCACGGCCAGGACGTGGTATCCGCGGTGCATCAGCCAGGCGGGAAGACCCTTGATGACGATGCTCTTGTACTGGAAGATTCCGCGTCCCAGACCCAGTGTCGCCACCACCCCCAGACTGCTGTGGCGGTAGTCCCGGACCCTGCCTCCGTGCAGGTCGGCCGCGATGTTCTTCGCGAGGCGCCTGCCCTGCCGCACGGCGTGCTGCGCGTTCGGCACCGTGTGCGCCCCCGGTACCGGCGAGGCCAGGTCCGGGACGGCCGCGTCGTCTCCCGCCGCCCACACGCCCGGCACGGGTTCGTCGGCGGTGCCCACCCGAAGGTCGGGGCGGACCACCACCAGACCCCGCTCGTCGACCGGCAGATCCGTGTGGTTGTGCACGACCGGGTTCGAGGCGTTGCCCGCGGTCCAGACGATCAGCGCCGAATCGAACTCCTCGCCGCTGGACAGCACGACGTGCCCGTCATCGGCGGACACGAGCTGCGTGTTCAGATGGACGTGCGCGCCACGGCGTTCCAGGTCGCGCACGACCCACGCGCCGGGCTTGTCGCCCACCTCGGGCAGGATGCGCCCCCGGGCCTCGACCAGGTGGAATGAGAGATCCTCGAAGCTCAGTTCCGGATACGACCTGAGCATCGCGGTCGCCAGCGACAGCAGCTCGCCGAAGCCCTCGACCCCGGAGAACCCGCCACCCACGAAGGTGACAGTGAGCAGTTTGCGCCGCTCGGCCCCGGGCGGCGTCGACGCCGCCTGGTCGAACGCGGTCATCAGCCGGTCGCGAATGGCGACGGCCTCCTCGACGTGCTTCAGGCCGATCGCCTGCTGTGCCAGGCCGGGTATGGGGAAGGTACGGGTCACGGCGCCGGCGGTGACCACGAGGGTGTCGTACCGGAGTTCGTGCTCGGTTCCGTCGGCGGACCGGACGGTGACCGTCCGGTCCGCGTTGCTGATCCCGGTCACGCTCCCCGCGATCAGCCGGGTGCCGCGCAGATGCCGCCGCAACGACACGGCGGCGTGCCGCGCCTCGACCGATCCGGCCGTCACCTCCGGAAGGAACGGCTGGTACGTCATATAGGGACGCGGGTCGACGACCGTCACCCGCGCCTCACCCGTACGCAGGGCCTTCTCCAGGCCCCACGCGGTGTAGAAGCCCGCGTATCCGCCACCGACGATCACAATCTCGCGCATGATTCCCTCTGTCCGTTGTTCGACATCGGAATAGACCGGGTGGGACGGGGTGGTGTGACACCCGCGGCAGCGGTAACGAGACAGGGGGCGCGTCGTGGTCCGGGGCCCACGCATCGTGGTCCGGGGCCCACGGGCCGCCGGCGAACGCAAACCCTACATACTGTAGGGTTTGCGTCATCATGAGTTCGTCATGAGCCTCTTACGTCTCGGGGGACCCCTGTGAAGGAACGTGACGCCGATCGGACGGCGACGGGTGACGGCTCCTTCGAGCGGGTCCTGGACCGGGCTCTGCACTCCCCCGAGATCATGGCAGCGATGGAGCACTCCGGCGCCGCGGACACGCGCGAGCGCCTGCGCGGCGAGGCACTGAAGGCACGCGCCACCCTCTCGCGGACCGCTGCCGCCGAGTACGGCCGCTACCTCGGACTGCGGGCCCCGACCGGCCGCCCGCCGCTCACGGATCGACCTGACGGTCCCTCAGAAACCGTCGTGTGTACGGAGGAGAGCTCCGCCTCCGTGTCCGCGCTGCTCCTGCCCAGCCTCGGTGTCGTCGCCGCCGGCGTCTACGTCCTGAGCGGGTTCGACCTGCACGCCCTGGACGTACGCCCCCATCTCAACGACGGCCTGATCATGGTGGTGGTGATCCTGGCCGCCGTGACGGCGGGGGCGGCGCTGGGTGATCTGGTCTGGTCGCTGGCGACCCGCCGCCGTCCCGCGCCGGAAGACCGTGAACCCGGTGACGCCGAGGCGAGACAGGCCCACCTGGACTGGCAACAGGCCCTTCTGGAGCGGGGGTTGCTCCCCTTCCTGCTCGGACGCCTGGACGGGCCGGAGCCGGTCCGGTCCTCCAGGACGGAACGGCCGAGCCGGTCCGAGCGGGCCATCACACCGGGCAGCGCGAAGAAGTAGCCGCCCGAACGCGGTCGAGGCGGTCGAAGCAGCCGAGCGGCGGCTCGTCGATCACGCTTCGATTCTTACCGCTCCCTTACCCCGCGACACCGCGCGGACCAGGCATTCTTACCGTGCGGGCCCTGTCGGCGGCCGGCCGTCAGGATCTCCGACGCCGATCCTCACCTTGGACACAACTCACCTTTCCTTACGGGATGTAGGGTTTCCCCGCTCTGCGATTCCCAGGAAACGCACAGGTTCGCCCGGCCCGTCCCCACGGCTCTCTTCCCACCCCCTCTTCCCAAGGTGATGCTGCACCGTGTCTGCACAACAGCCAGCGCTCGTCCCCGGACAGCGGAACTCGACATCGCGGCGGACCGCTCCCGCCGAAGGGTCCGCCGGCGCCGCGGGGCCACGACTGCGACTGCGGGCCGCCGCCGCCACCGTCTGGTATCTGCGGCTGCTCGCGCTGCTCAACCTGGTGGCCGTCGTCTCGCTGCCCTTCCGCGAAGAGGTGCACGAGCACAACGCGGGTCAGTTCTTCACTCCGTACCTCGCCACCGCCGGGTTGATCTCGGCAGCCCTGGCGCTGTTCCTCGCCCTGGTGATGAGGCGCCGCAAGCGGGCCGCGTGGATCTTCAACATGCTGCTGGCGGGACCGCTCTTCGGGCTGTACGCACTGGCCCTGACCCAGGCCCCGTACCGGCGCCACGGTTTCAACTGGTTCTCCACTCTGTTCACCGGACTGTTCGTGCTCGCGCTGCTGGTCGGGCGCACGGAGTTCCGGGCCGTCGGGGACCGCTCCAACCCCCGGCTGGCGCTGGCCGTCGGCGCCGGCGGCGTCCTCGTGAGCGGGACCCTCGGGACCCTGCTGGTGAGCGCCACCAACAAGGTGTCCGGGGCGCCGCTGAGCGACCGGATCGCGTACACCCTGCTGCGCGGGGTCAGCGTCGGCCCGCTCGCCGACCGCCTCGACTCCGTCGTCGCGCCCCGCTGGGTGGACGTCCTCGTCAACGTCCTGATCGCCGCCACCTTCCTGCTCGTTCTCTACGCGTGCTTCCGCGCCCCTCGCGGCAGTGAACTCCTCGGCGAGGACGACGAGAAGCGTCTGCGCGCGCTCCTGGCCAAGCACGGCGAGCGGGACTCGCTGGGCTACTTCTCGCTGCGCCGCGACAAGGCCGTCATGTGGTCGCCGAGCGGCAAGGCGGCGATCGCCTACCGCGTGGTCGGCGGAGTGACCCTGGCCTCGGGCGACCCGATCGGTGACCCGGAGGCCTGGCCCGGCGCGATCGAGGAGTGGCTGCGCGAGGCCCGTCGGCACGCGTGGACACCGGCCGTGATGGGCGCCGGTGAGGAGGCCGGCACCATCTACGCCCGGCACGGCCTCGACGCCCTCGAACTCGGCGACGAAGCCATCGTGGAGCGGGCGGAGTTCACCCTCGAAGGACGCGCGATGCGCGGAGTTCGTCAGGCGCACAACCGGATTCGCCGGGCCGGGTACACCGTCCGCGTCCGCCGCCACGCGGACATTCCCGAGGCCGAGATGGCCACTCTGATCGACAAGGCGGACCACTGGCGGGACGGCGAGACCGAACGCGGCTTCTCCATGGCGCTGGGACGGCTCGGCGACCCGGGCGACGGCCGCTGCGTCATGCTGGAGTGCCACGACAGCCGGGCCGAGCCCCGGGCGGTTCTGAGCTTCGTGCCCTGGGGCGAGAAGGGGCTGTCGCTCGACCTGATGCGCCGCGACCGGGACTCCGAGAACGGGCTGATGGAGTTCATGGTCATCGAACTCCTGCTGCGTGCACAGGAGTTCGGGGTGCAGCGGCTGTCGCTGAACTTCGCCATGTTCCGGGCGGTCTTCGACCGGGGTTCCCGACTCGGCGCCGGGCCCGTGCTCCGGCTGTGGTGCACCATGCTGACCTTCCTCTCCCGCTGGTGGCAGCTCGAGTCCCTCTACCGGGCCAACGCCAAGTACCGGCCGGTCTGGGAGCCGCGCTACCTGCTGTTCGAGAAGAGCAGTGACCTGCCCCGCATCGGGATCGCCACAGCCCGCGCGGAGGGCTTCCTCACCACGCCCGCGCTGCCCGCCCTCGGCCGTCGCGGACACCTGCGGACACCGGGGGGAAGGACCCGACCGCCCCACGACGGTGCGCCGTCGAGCCCGGCGTCCGGTTCCCCGTCCGGTTCGTAGTCCACTCCGTCGTCCGGTTCGTAGTCCACTCCGTCGTCCGCCGGGTGGCGCGACGTGCCCGGTGGGCACGGGACCGCCCGTGGGCTCCCGTGCCGGCCGGGCATCCGTCGCCACGTCCCGGTCACCGGGCGTTCACGTCTCCCGGCGACGATGCGGCCGACCGCCCGAGCCCGCTCCGGAGGAATCGACCACCCCATGAAACGCATCACGGCCGCCCCCGCCCTGGTCCTCGCGCTCACCGCCCTCCTCTCCTCCGCCCTCCCGGCGGCAGCGACGGGAGGACCGGCCGGTTCGTACGGGACGAAGACGCCCTACGCCCCGCAGCAGGACGCCCGTTCGTATCAGCGGGCGCCGAAGGGCTTCGCCCCGGTGTTCACGGAGAACGTGTCCCGGCACGGCTCCCGCGCGGCGACCAGCGGAGAGGACGCGGAGTTGATCCTGCGGCTGTGGGACGAGGCCGCGAACGAGGGTGAACTCACGCGTGCCGGTGAGAAGTTCGGCCCCCAGGTACGCTCCCTGACCGCCGCGATGGAGAAGGTCGGCTACGGCAGTCTCAGCGGCCGGGGTCAGCGGGAGATCCAGGGCGCCGCGGTCCGTATGGAGCGGCGGCTGCCCGGACTGTTCGCGCGGATCGCCCGGGACGGCGAACCGATCGACGTCGTCAGTTCGGGCCAGGGCCGCGCCGTCGACAGCGGCCGGCTGTTCGCCTCCGCCCTCACCGACGCCGACCCCGCGCTCGGCCCCCTGATCGGCCCGGCGCGGGCCGATGCCGACCTCCTGTACTTCCACAAGTCAGCGGGGGGCGCCGCCTATCGTGACTACATAGCCAACGACCAGCGACTGGCTACCACGCTCAGGAACATCACCGAACAGCCCGCCACCCGTCGCGCGGCCCGCGGCATCCTGAAGAAGATCTTCACCCCGGCCTTCGTCCGGCGGATCACGGCGGGCGAGTTCTCCTCGATCGGCTCCGAAGTCGACGCGGCACAGGCGGTCTACAACCTGTACAGCATCGCCCCGGCCATGAGCGACGAGGGCGACTGGCACCTGGAGCGCTACCTCGCCCCGCGCGACGCCGCCTGGTTCGCCTATCTCGGCGACGCCGAGGACTTCTACG
It encodes:
- a CDS encoding NAD(P)/FAD-dependent oxidoreductase; translated protein: MREIVIVGGGYAGFYTAWGLEKALRTGEARVTVVDPRPYMTYQPFLPEVTAGSVEARHAAVSLRRHLRGTRLIAGSVTGISNADRTVTVRSADGTEHELRYDTLVVTAGAVTRTFPIPGLAQQAIGLKHVEEAVAIRDRLMTAFDQAASTPPGAERRKLLTVTFVGGGFSGVEGFGELLSLATAMLRSYPELSFEDLSFHLVEARGRILPEVGDKPGAWVVRDLERRGAHVHLNTQLVSADDGHVVLSSGEEFDSALIVWTAGNASNPVVHNHTDLPVDERGLVVVRPDLRVGTADEPVPGVWAAGDDAAVPDLASPVPGAHTVPNAQHAVRQGRRLAKNIAADLHGGRVRDYRHSSLGVVATLGLGRGIFQYKSIVIKGLPAWLMHRGYHVLAVPTWERKVRVLAVWLTAALFGRDLVSLASVQHPRDAFLASGEPRRSGGGAG
- a CDS encoding phosphatidylglycerol lysyltransferase domain-containing protein; the protein is MRLRAAAATVWYLRLLALLNLVAVVSLPFREEVHEHNAGQFFTPYLATAGLISAALALFLALVMRRRKRAAWIFNMLLAGPLFGLYALALTQAPYRRHGFNWFSTLFTGLFVLALLVGRTEFRAVGDRSNPRLALAVGAGGVLVSGTLGTLLVSATNKVSGAPLSDRIAYTLLRGVSVGPLADRLDSVVAPRWVDVLVNVLIAATFLLVLYACFRAPRGSELLGEDDEKRLRALLAKHGERDSLGYFSLRRDKAVMWSPSGKAAIAYRVVGGVTLASGDPIGDPEAWPGAIEEWLREARRHAWTPAVMGAGEEAGTIYARHGLDALELGDEAIVERAEFTLEGRAMRGVRQAHNRIRRAGYTVRVRRHADIPEAEMATLIDKADHWRDGETERGFSMALGRLGDPGDGRCVMLECHDSRAEPRAVLSFVPWGEKGLSLDLMRRDRDSENGLMEFMVIELLLRAQEFGVQRLSLNFAMFRAVFDRGSRLGAGPVLRLWCTMLTFLSRWWQLESLYRANAKYRPVWEPRYLLFEKSSDLPRIGIATARAEGFLTTPALPALGRRGHLRTPGGRTRPPHDGAPSSPASGSPSGS
- a CDS encoding histidine-type phosphatase, producing MKRITAAPALVLALTALLSSALPAAATGGPAGSYGTKTPYAPQQDARSYQRAPKGFAPVFTENVSRHGSRAATSGEDAELILRLWDEAANEGELTRAGEKFGPQVRSLTAAMEKVGYGSLSGRGQREIQGAAVRMERRLPGLFARIARDGEPIDVVSSGQGRAVDSGRLFASALTDADPALGPLIGPARADADLLYFHKSAGGAAYRDYIANDQRLATTLRNITEQPATRRAARGILKKIFTPAFVRRITAGEFSSIGSEVDAAQAVYNLYSIAPAMSDEGDWHLERYLAPRDAAWFAYLGDAEDFYEKGPGFADSDITYKMADVLLDDFFEKVEAKRAGTSDLGAELRFTHAEEIIPLAALMRLPGSTEPVTESRPYTYADNSWRGGSVAPMAANIQWDVFRKGNTYLVRMLYNEKETAFKRGCEPVRKGSSFYDLDELERCFDRGVS